Proteins encoded in a region of the Leptolyngbya subtilissima AS-A7 genome:
- a CDS encoding acyl-CoA thioesterase: protein MEAFYHHEFVVPMEVVDGNNHVNNVAYVQWMQDIAVAHATSVGCTAETQALGATWVARSHQITYLRPAFAGDRLRLTTWITTLRKARSTRQYKFLRLSDDTVLATGATEWVFVDAVSHRPRTIPASVSGCFELVPAAEDV from the coding sequence ATGGAAGCCTTCTACCACCACGAGTTTGTTGTGCCAATGGAGGTTGTCGATGGCAACAATCATGTCAATAACGTCGCCTATGTGCAGTGGATGCAAGATATCGCCGTTGCCCACGCTACCAGCGTCGGCTGCACCGCTGAGACCCAAGCTCTAGGGGCTACCTGGGTAGCCCGATCGCACCAAATCACCTACCTGCGCCCGGCCTTTGCGGGCGATCGCCTGCGCCTTACCACCTGGATCACCACCCTGCGCAAAGCCCGCAGCACGCGTCAATACAAATTTTTGCGCCTCAGCGACGACACCGTGCTGGCGACTGGCGCTACTGAGTGGGTCTTTGTCGATGCCGTTAGCCATCGCCCGCGCACCATTCCCGCCTCCGTGTCGGGCTGTTTTGAACTGGTACCCGCCGCAGAAGATGTGTAA
- a CDS encoding beta-fructosidase — translation MPFTMQHPSRHVWDFWYYFDSEAKLFHIFYLNADRALVVSEQHHYASCVGHATTSDFAVIDWGDESSFDVLKPPLKHWANTCIWSGDVIKAQNSYLMFYTSRDRYQDDGMTQNIGVAYTSDLFSNQWHFFDTQLKPKYFYQTRGVADDLTIHAWRDPFLFRHRASRQIFMLASAKALSGPAGRRCVIALLQVADDNFAQAVRGEREWQYCSPLLEPGGYSEMEVPQLYQRAEGSYELVFSCWAKYDFSSVTGGVGGFQGISIPPLWTEERGGQRPVREGDRIPLPLASQTTHVLAPETQGLYACRVIPELGGEIIGFDIQTGGIRRSGVQTNLASMDRDFSGLAV, via the coding sequence ATGCCTTTTACAATGCAGCATCCCAGCCGCCACGTTTGGGATTTTTGGTATTACTTTGACTCAGAGGCTAAACTCTTTCATATTTTTTACCTAAATGCTGATCGGGCTCTGGTTGTGTCAGAACAGCACCACTATGCCTCCTGCGTGGGCCATGCCACTACCTCAGATTTTGCCGTTATTGATTGGGGCGACGAGAGTAGTTTTGACGTGCTAAAACCTCCTCTCAAACACTGGGCAAACACCTGCATTTGGAGTGGAGATGTTATTAAAGCCCAAAACAGCTATCTCATGTTTTACACATCAAGAGATCGCTATCAAGACGACGGTATGACCCAAAACATAGGGGTTGCTTACACCAGTGATTTGTTCTCCAATCAGTGGCATTTCTTTGATACCCAGCTAAAGCCAAAATACTTTTATCAAACCCGAGGCGTTGCCGACGATTTAACTATTCACGCGTGGCGAGATCCATTTTTGTTTCGCCATCGAGCCAGCCGCCAAATTTTTATGCTGGCATCAGCCAAGGCGTTGAGTGGCCCGGCAGGCAGGCGTTGCGTAATCGCTCTACTGCAAGTTGCTGACGACAACTTTGCCCAGGCTGTGCGCGGAGAGCGCGAATGGCAATATTGCTCGCCGCTATTAGAGCCCGGTGGCTACTCCGAAATGGAAGTCCCACAGCTTTACCAACGTGCTGAAGGTAGCTATGAGCTGGTGTTTTCGTGCTGGGCAAAATACGATTTTTCATCTGTGACCGGAGGGGTAGGCGGCTTCCAAGGCATCTCTATTCCTCCACTCTGGACGGAGGAGCGTGGTGGTCAAAGGCCGGTCCGAGAGGGCGATCGCATTCCGCTGCCCTTAGCTAGCCAAACCACCCATGTGTTGGCCCCAGAGACTCAAGGGCTCTATGCCTGTCGTGTCATACCTGAACTGGGTGGCGAAATCATTGGCTTTGATATTCAAACAGGCGGCATCCGCCGCAGTGGTGTGCAAACTAATTTGGCCTCAATGGACCGTGACTTTTCTGGTTTGGCGGTTTGA
- the cbiT gene encoding precorrin-6Y C5,15-methyltransferase subunit CbiT, translating to MAKLWPYATPGIPDHLFEQLPGIPLSSREVRLLLLGYLRLKPKDVLWDIGAGTGTLAIEAALMCPGGKVVAVERDEDVADLIRRNCDRFGLTNVQVIQGSAPGCLSELPHHPDCIFVEGGRNLKEILLAAWDYLPSLGRVVVTAGNLETLYVVSETFAHLRVRNIEAAQPAVNRLETKGNYQVFTAVDPIFILSGEKYE from the coding sequence ATGGCGAAACTTTGGCCCTACGCCACCCCTGGTATTCCCGATCACCTGTTTGAGCAGTTGCCCGGCATTCCTCTCAGCAGTCGGGAGGTGCGGCTGCTGCTTCTGGGCTACCTGCGGCTCAAGCCCAAGGATGTGCTGTGGGATATTGGTGCGGGCACCGGTACTCTGGCGATCGAGGCGGCGCTGATGTGCCCTGGCGGCAAGGTGGTGGCGGTTGAGCGCGACGAGGATGTAGCCGATTTGATTCGGCGCAACTGCGATCGCTTTGGCCTCACCAACGTGCAAGTCATTCAGGGCAGCGCCCCCGGCTGTTTGAGCGAGCTGCCCCACCACCCCGACTGCATTTTTGTCGAAGGCGGGCGCAACCTCAAAGAAATTTTGCTGGCTGCCTGGGACTATCTGCCGTCGCTGGGGCGAGTGGTGGTGACCGCGGGCAACCTCGAAACCCTTTATGTGGTGTCTGAGACCTTTGCCCATTTGCGGGTGCGCAACATTGAAGCGGCCCAACCCGCTGTCAACCGGCTAGAGACTAAGGGCAACTACCAGGTATTCACGGCGGTAGACCCGATCTTCATTCTCAGCGGCGAAAAGTATGAGTGA
- a CDS encoding ATP-binding protein, with protein sequence MFNPFVPQSLICRESELERVCALLRQDSDFVVTGVPGIGRRTLIRSAACQEGSRCLEIDLLRCRNAGQFLRFLADGIVDAFSEPSEIAQIQQWSLNQPLSIDHTLETEARLVWPKTLGKEWPLFEDLLSLPQYLAEWLNCQVVIIFHNFPHIRSWDRQGKWESHLRQEIERQNRVSYALIATVAEPWMTASQLPVIALTPLSDRELQPWVIGTMATAGLKFDPESQALELFLSYVQGHMKDAITLAQRLWLGCNAIASPIPELIQAHLVHSTMLGLAQDMAVVFEALLLLLPSTQARVLESLALDPTDSPQSNAYIKKHQLSRGGGLQGALTSLEQKGLIYGPQFGYRIALPLLDFWLKQRLR encoded by the coding sequence ATGTTCAATCCGTTTGTGCCGCAGTCGCTGATTTGCCGAGAGAGTGAATTAGAACGCGTCTGCGCCCTGCTCCGTCAAGACAGCGATTTTGTAGTAACCGGAGTGCCAGGCATTGGCCGCCGCACCCTAATTCGCAGCGCCGCCTGCCAGGAGGGCTCGCGCTGTCTGGAAATCGACCTGCTACGCTGCCGCAATGCGGGTCAATTTTTGCGATTTTTAGCCGATGGCATTGTGGACGCCTTCTCAGAACCGAGTGAAATTGCCCAGATTCAGCAGTGGAGCTTGAATCAGCCCCTCAGCATTGATCACACCTTAGAAACCGAAGCGCGGCTGGTGTGGCCCAAAACCCTGGGCAAAGAGTGGCCCTTGTTTGAGGACTTACTATCGCTGCCCCAATACCTAGCAGAATGGCTTAACTGTCAGGTGGTGATTATCTTTCACAACTTTCCCCACATTCGTTCGTGGGATCGTCAGGGCAAGTGGGAAAGCCACTTGCGCCAGGAGATTGAGCGACAGAACCGGGTCAGCTACGCCCTAATTGCCACCGTGGCCGAACCCTGGATGACCGCCAGCCAGCTGCCGGTGATTGCGCTTACCCCCCTGAGCGATCGCGAACTGCAACCCTGGGTAATTGGCACCATGGCCACAGCGGGCCTCAAGTTTGACCCCGAAAGCCAGGCCCTGGAGCTCTTTCTCAGCTACGTGCAGGGCCACATGAAGGATGCCATTACCCTGGCCCAGCGCCTGTGGTTGGGCTGCAATGCGATCGCCTCACCGATCCCAGAGCTAATTCAGGCGCACCTAGTGCACAGCACCATGCTAGGTCTAGCCCAAGATATGGCGGTTGTCTTTGAAGCCCTGCTGCTGCTCTTGCCCTCCACCCAGGCCCGCGTACTCGAAAGCTTGGCCCTCGACCCCACCGACAGCCCCCAGTCCAATGCCTACATTAAGAAACACCAGCTTTCACGGGGCGGCGGCTTGCAGGGGGCGCTCACTAGCCTGGAGCAAAAGGGCTTAATCTACGGTCCCCAGTTCGGCTACCGGATTGCGCTACCGCTGCTCGATTTTTGGCTCAAACAGCGGCTGCGGTAG
- a CDS encoding HAD-IC family P-type ATPase: MAQSTIPSKSASANLWHTLTPERAIALLESSPEGLSSSEAEHRQQVYGPNELQEGATRSPWEILWDQFKNIMLLMLIAVALVSLVLDLREGGFPKDAIAIFAIVLLNGILGYLQESKAEKALAALKNMTSPRVRTIRQGQEQEIDAKALVPGDVVLLEAGVQVPADGRLLSAANLQVREAALTGEAEAVIKQPELLLEDESALGDRLNLVYQGTEVLQGRGTVLVTQTGMTTELGRIATLIQSVETEPTPLQQRMAQLGNVLVTGSLVLVALVVAAGLLRTGDLSLFDELLEVSLSMAVAVVPEGLPAVITVTLALGTQRMVKRHALIRKLPAVETLGSVTTICSDKTGTLTQNKMVVQQVKTVEHQYEVTGEGYAPVGNLLENGSAIAPQSDSSLQALLMACALCNDATLNQSGSIWTLLGDPTEGALLAVAGKGGFDQEKLGQQSDRIGEVPFTSERKRMSVVVQAHGDAAWPLPPQVMFTKGSAELVLERCSTSQGEGQLVPLTEAQRQAILAHNDAMASSGLRVLGFAMKPTNVVANPNANLEPEEQNLIWLGLVGMLDAPRPEVRDAVIDCRRAGIRPVMITGDHPLTAKAIAETLGIAKPGDTILTGRELSHLSPEELERTVPDVSVYARVAPEHKLRIVQALQKQGEFVAMTGDGVNDAPALKQADIGIAMGITGTDVSKEASDMVLLDDNFATIVAATEEGRVVYDNIRRFIKYILGSNIGEVLTIAAAPIMGLGGVPLSPLQILWMNLVTDGVPALALAMEPAEPDVMERPPHNPRESIFARGLGSYMVRVGIVLAVLTIGLMGWAYRYTTAPGYPGHPDTWKTMVFTTLCLAQMGHALAARSDTRLTAQLNPLSNPYIWGAVLLTTGLQVLLLYVPVLAQFFGLHPLAASELAICFGFSALMFAWLEIEKLVIQLSLRRKQPGLPNGSKHVL; this comes from the coding sequence GTGGCCCAAAGCACCATCCCCAGCAAAAGCGCGTCTGCTAACCTTTGGCATACCCTCACCCCGGAGCGGGCGATCGCGCTGTTAGAGAGCAGTCCCGAAGGGTTGAGCTCCAGCGAAGCCGAACATCGGCAGCAGGTCTATGGCCCCAACGAGCTTCAGGAGGGGGCCACCCGCAGTCCCTGGGAAATTTTGTGGGACCAGTTCAAAAACATCATGCTGCTGATGCTGATCGCGGTGGCTCTGGTGTCGCTGGTGCTCGATCTGCGCGAGGGGGGCTTTCCCAAAGATGCGATCGCGATCTTTGCCATTGTGCTACTAAACGGCATTTTGGGCTACCTGCAAGAGAGCAAGGCCGAAAAAGCTCTGGCCGCCCTCAAAAACATGACCTCCCCCCGGGTACGCACCATTCGCCAGGGTCAAGAGCAGGAAATCGACGCCAAAGCCCTGGTGCCGGGTGATGTGGTGCTGCTAGAAGCAGGGGTGCAGGTGCCCGCCGATGGCCGTCTGCTCAGTGCCGCCAACTTGCAGGTGCGCGAAGCTGCCCTCACTGGCGAAGCCGAGGCGGTGATCAAGCAGCCTGAGCTGCTTCTAGAAGACGAGTCTGCCCTAGGCGATCGCCTCAACCTGGTTTACCAAGGCACCGAAGTTCTCCAGGGGCGCGGCACCGTGCTGGTCACTCAAACGGGGATGACCACCGAGCTAGGCCGCATTGCCACCCTGATTCAGTCGGTAGAAACTGAGCCTACGCCCCTACAGCAGCGCATGGCCCAGCTGGGGAATGTGCTGGTGACCGGGTCGCTGGTGCTCGTAGCCCTAGTGGTGGCAGCGGGGCTGCTGCGCACAGGCGACCTCAGCCTGTTCGATGAGCTGCTAGAAGTTTCCCTCAGTATGGCGGTCGCTGTGGTACCAGAAGGTCTACCTGCCGTCATCACCGTCACCCTGGCCCTCGGCACCCAGCGCATGGTGAAACGCCACGCCCTGATTCGCAAACTGCCAGCGGTAGAAACCTTGGGCTCGGTTACCACCATCTGCTCTGACAAAACCGGCACCCTCACCCAAAACAAAATGGTGGTGCAGCAGGTTAAGACCGTAGAACACCAGTATGAAGTCACCGGCGAGGGCTATGCCCCCGTAGGCAACCTGCTGGAAAATGGGTCTGCCATCGCTCCCCAGTCCGACTCATCCCTCCAGGCGTTGCTAATGGCCTGCGCCCTGTGCAACGACGCTACCCTCAATCAGTCCGGCAGTATTTGGACCCTGTTGGGTGACCCTACCGAGGGAGCCCTGCTGGCCGTAGCGGGCAAAGGTGGCTTTGATCAAGAAAAGCTGGGCCAACAGAGCGATCGCATTGGCGAGGTGCCCTTCACCTCAGAGCGCAAGCGCATGAGCGTCGTCGTGCAGGCCCATGGCGATGCCGCTTGGCCCCTGCCCCCCCAGGTAATGTTCACCAAAGGCTCCGCCGAACTAGTGCTAGAACGTTGTAGCACTAGCCAAGGCGAGGGGCAGCTTGTGCCGCTTACCGAGGCTCAGCGGCAGGCTATTTTGGCCCACAACGATGCTATGGCCTCCAGTGGTCTGCGAGTTTTGGGTTTTGCCATGAAGCCCACAAACGTCGTAGCTAATCCCAACGCCAACCTAGAGCCCGAGGAGCAAAACCTGATCTGGCTGGGTTTGGTGGGCATGCTCGATGCCCCGCGTCCTGAGGTGCGCGACGCCGTAATTGACTGTCGACGGGCCGGCATTCGCCCGGTGATGATTACTGGCGACCACCCGCTGACCGCCAAGGCGATCGCTGAAACCCTCGGCATTGCCAAACCCGGCGACACCATTCTGACCGGGCGCGAGCTGAGCCACCTTTCCCCTGAGGAACTGGAGCGCACCGTCCCCGACGTCAGCGTCTATGCCCGCGTTGCCCCCGAGCACAAGCTCCGCATTGTGCAGGCGCTGCAAAAACAGGGCGAATTTGTTGCCATGACCGGGGACGGCGTCAACGATGCCCCGGCTCTCAAACAGGCCGACATTGGCATCGCCATGGGCATTACCGGCACCGACGTCAGCAAAGAGGCTAGCGACATGGTGCTGCTCGACGACAACTTTGCCACCATTGTGGCTGCCACCGAAGAGGGCCGGGTGGTCTACGACAACATTCGCCGCTTCATCAAATACATTCTGGGCAGCAACATTGGCGAGGTGCTCACCATTGCCGCCGCTCCAATTATGGGTCTGGGTGGCGTGCCCCTTTCGCCTCTGCAAATTCTGTGGATGAACCTAGTGACAGACGGCGTGCCCGCCCTGGCTCTGGCTATGGAACCCGCTGAACCCGACGTTATGGAACGTCCGCCCCACAACCCGCGAGAAAGCATCTTTGCTCGCGGCCTTGGTTCTTACATGGTACGGGTGGGTATCGTGCTGGCGGTGTTGACGATTGGCCTGATGGGCTGGGCCTACCGCTATACCACTGCCCCCGGCTACCCTGGTCATCCTGACACCTGGAAGACGATGGTATTCACGACCCTCTGCCTAGCCCAAATGGGTCATGCCCTGGCGGCTCGCTCAGACACACGCTTAACAGCTCAGCTCAATCCTTTGTCGAATCCTTACATATGGGGTGCGGTTTTACTCACCACCGGCCTGCAAGTGTTGTTACTGTACGTTCCAGTCTTGGCGCAATTTTTCGGCCTTCATCCTCTGGCAGCCTCAGAACTGGCGATTTGTTTTGGCTTTAGCGCCCTGATGTTTGCCTGGCTAGAGATCGAAAAACTGGTCATTCAACTGTCGCTACGGCGCAAGCAGCCGGGTCTGCCCAATGGGTCTAAACACGTGCTTTAA
- a CDS encoding proton extrusion protein PcxA — MQNSGFFRSAQRWVSHTPERALNQAYEAAQMIEAIEREYFGGNPISPRYGSYGDSAIAYFQGELKKYLNLIKVRMAVFRASRSLVRVTDPRVTEVQLPAAGADELAVSVIDQQAMFFRKLQLIDDVLARYASLDTNPERVITLANGANGASSSLEPAPSNQVLRSRTDQARDGQLLTGPTGVTANTPPQDGTRAAGLSDRANVLPRSILRTVDRIRQDLDPNAEQEVVKEFRNSKAKTTAAIRFVLLLVIVPLLTQQFTKAFIVGPIVDRVRAGGEEIEVFLNPEMEEEALHELQQFEERLRFEVLIGKVPALSELNIEERVRAKAADVEEEYRERSASSVKNVFSDILAAIAFALLLIYRKQDVANIKAFMDEIVYGLSDSAKAFIIILFTDTFVGFHSPHGWEIILEGLSRHLGLPANRDFIFLFIATFPVILDTIFKYWIFRYLNRISPSAVATYKNMNE, encoded by the coding sequence ATGCAGAATTCAGGCTTTTTTCGCAGCGCCCAGCGGTGGGTTTCTCACACCCCCGAGCGTGCCCTCAACCAGGCCTATGAAGCCGCTCAGATGATTGAGGCGATCGAGCGTGAGTACTTTGGTGGCAACCCCATCTCGCCCCGCTACGGCAGCTACGGTGACAGCGCCATCGCCTACTTTCAGGGTGAGCTGAAAAAATATCTCAACCTGATCAAGGTTCGCATGGCTGTGTTTCGAGCCAGCCGATCGCTTGTGCGGGTCACCGACCCCAGGGTGACAGAGGTGCAGCTACCTGCTGCTGGGGCCGACGAGCTGGCCGTCAGTGTGATTGACCAGCAGGCGATGTTTTTTCGCAAGCTCCAGCTGATTGACGACGTGCTGGCCCGCTACGCCAGCCTCGACACCAACCCCGAACGGGTGATCACCCTCGCCAACGGAGCCAACGGAGCCAGCAGCAGTCTAGAGCCCGCTCCTTCAAACCAGGTGCTGCGATCGCGGACTGACCAGGCGCGGGACGGGCAACTATTAACCGGCCCAACCGGGGTGACTGCCAATACTCCTCCCCAAGACGGCACCAGAGCAGCGGGCCTCTCTGACCGGGCCAACGTGCTGCCCCGCTCCATCCTCCGCACCGTAGACCGCATTCGCCAAGACCTCGACCCCAATGCCGAGCAAGAAGTGGTCAAGGAGTTTCGCAACTCCAAAGCCAAAACCACCGCCGCCATTCGGTTTGTGCTGCTGCTGGTGATTGTGCCGCTGCTGACCCAGCAATTTACTAAAGCCTTCATCGTCGGGCCGATCGTTGATCGGGTGCGGGCTGGGGGCGAAGAAATCGAAGTCTTTCTCAATCCCGAAATGGAGGAAGAAGCCCTCCACGAACTCCAGCAGTTTGAAGAGCGCCTGCGTTTTGAGGTGCTAATTGGCAAAGTCCCTGCCCTGTCTGAGCTGAATATCGAAGAGCGCGTGCGCGCCAAAGCTGCCGACGTTGAGGAGGAATACCGCGAGCGCAGCGCCAGCTCCGTTAAAAACGTGTTTTCTGATATTTTGGCGGCGATCGCCTTTGCCCTCCTGCTGATTTACCGCAAGCAGGACGTAGCCAACATCAAAGCCTTTATGGATGAGATCGTCTATGGTCTCAGCGACAGCGCCAAAGCCTTCATCATCATTCTATTCACCGACACCTTCGTCGGCTTCCACTCGCCCCACGGCTGGGAAATCATTCTAGAAGGCCTTTCGCGACACCTAGGCCTACCCGCCAACCGTGACTTCATCTTCCTATTCATCGCCACCTTCCCAGTTATCCTCGACACCATCTTCAAATACTGGATCTTCCGCTACCTAAACCGCATTTCACCCTCGGCCGTGGCGACCTACAAGAACATGAATGAGTAG
- a CDS encoding DUF2231 domain-containing protein, whose product MFEYLPPLNDHNLPYPDTIHPIVVHFVIAMVLFAVLCDLIGYLTKNTRLFEVGWWNMVFATVSIFIAIIFGQIEAGLAEPYAAAVNDLNLHTLIGWSLSGIIAVLTGWRYIIRIRTPDQLPMPYLGLNVLLTAIVFFQVYLGDKLVWVYGLHSAPLVEAARGGLL is encoded by the coding sequence GTGTTTGAGTATCTGCCCCCCCTCAACGACCACAACCTACCCTACCCCGACACCATCCACCCAATTGTGGTGCACTTCGTAATTGCGATGGTGCTATTTGCCGTTCTCTGCGATCTGATAGGTTACCTAACCAAAAACACCCGCCTGTTTGAAGTGGGCTGGTGGAATATGGTATTTGCCACAGTTTCTATCTTTATCGCCATCATTTTTGGCCAAATCGAAGCCGGTCTAGCAGAACCCTACGCCGCCGCCGTCAACGACCTGAACCTACATACCCTGATCGGCTGGTCACTATCGGGCATTATTGCTGTCCTGACCGGTTGGCGCTATATCATTCGCATTCGCACTCCCGACCAGCTGCCCATGCCCTACCTGGGCTTAAACGTTCTGCTGACTGCAATTGTGTTCTTTCAAGTCTACTTGGGCGACAAGCTGGTTTGGGTTTACGGACTACACAGTGCGCCCTTAGTAGAAGCCGCCCGGGGAGGTTTACTGTGA
- a CDS encoding ADP-ribosylglycohydrolase family protein, with protein sequence MSDSKTSWVASQLNSLERFRGCLLGLAVGDAVGTTVEFQHRGSFPPVTKMVGGGPFNLKPGQWTDDTSMALCLATSLIEVGAFDATDQMNRYCDWHENGYFSSTGDCFDIGNTVRQALSQYKTSGNPFSGSTHPKTAGNGCLMRLAPVPMFYFPDRDRAIQFSGESSRTTHGAPECIDASRLFGNMLFRALSGASKTEILFDNDLETIESPSIQTIAVGEYQSKRVDDIRGTGYVVDSLEAALWCFWTTESYEQAVLAAANLGDDADTTAAICGQVAGAYYGELGIPMSWLEQLTMGDQIAELAERLHAVTP encoded by the coding sequence ATGAGTGATAGCAAGACCAGCTGGGTTGCCTCACAGTTGAATTCATTAGAGCGATTTCGAGGCTGTCTACTAGGGCTAGCCGTCGGTGACGCCGTTGGCACCACGGTCGAATTTCAGCACCGTGGCTCGTTTCCGCCCGTAACAAAAATGGTTGGCGGTGGTCCTTTCAACCTCAAGCCCGGTCAGTGGACCGACGATACCTCTATGGCTCTGTGCCTAGCTACTAGCCTCATCGAGGTCGGTGCCTTTGATGCCACAGATCAAATGAATCGCTACTGCGATTGGCACGAGAATGGTTATTTCAGCAGCACCGGCGACTGCTTTGATATTGGCAACACTGTCAGGCAAGCACTGTCTCAATACAAAACCTCCGGCAATCCATTTAGCGGTTCTACCCATCCCAAAACTGCTGGGAATGGTTGCCTAATGAGGCTCGCGCCGGTCCCCATGTTTTATTTTCCCGATCGCGATCGCGCCATCCAGTTTTCGGGCGAGAGTTCTCGCACAACTCACGGGGCACCAGAATGTATTGATGCCAGTCGTCTGTTTGGGAATATGTTATTCCGAGCGCTCTCAGGCGCTAGCAAAACCGAAATTCTCTTTGACAATGACTTAGAGACAATCGAATCTCCCTCTATTCAAACTATTGCCGTTGGGGAATATCAAAGCAAGCGAGTCGATGATATTCGAGGCACTGGATATGTCGTAGACAGCTTAGAAGCGGCGCTGTGGTGTTTTTGGACAACGGAAAGTTACGAACAAGCCGTTCTGGCGGCAGCCAACCTTGGTGATGACGCCGACACAACCGCCGCTATTTGTGGTCAAGTAGCTGGAGCTTACTACGGCGAATTGGGAATACCGATGTCTTGGCTTGAACAGCTCACTATGGGTGATCAAATTGCTGAGCTTGCTGAGCGATTACATGCTGTCACGCCATAA
- a CDS encoding DUF2231 domain-containing protein: MIVWFLAATGANDLPYAIPIHPNLVHLTLGLFIVAIGFDIVGALFPLEKRVFKFLAIPATRSNLFDVGWYNMVAAAVITFFTVAAGFYEILLADMSVPGVSAWGLGIKDTMVWHGLGGVLILTLIVAMTIWRGFQRYVWRQDRARQVQWSYLLVGLVVFALMFAQGTLGAHLGGDFGVHVTAAELLRSGGDPNQI, from the coding sequence GTGATTGTTTGGTTTTTGGCGGCTACAGGGGCTAACGACCTGCCCTATGCCATTCCTATTCACCCCAACCTGGTGCACTTGACGCTGGGTCTGTTTATTGTGGCGATTGGCTTTGATATTGTAGGGGCGCTGTTTCCCTTAGAAAAGCGGGTATTTAAGTTTCTGGCAATTCCAGCCACCCGCTCCAACTTGTTTGATGTGGGCTGGTACAACATGGTGGCCGCCGCCGTCATCACATTCTTCACCGTTGCCGCTGGCTTCTACGAAATTTTGCTGGCTGACATGTCGGTGCCTGGGGTCAGCGCTTGGGGCTTGGGAATCAAAGACACCATGGTCTGGCACGGTTTGGGAGGCGTGCTCATTCTAACGCTGATTGTAGCCATGACCATATGGCGAGGGTTCCAGCGCTATGTGTGGCGGCAGGATCGGGCTCGCCAGGTGCAGTGGAGCTACCTGCTAGTGGGGCTCGTTGTCTTTGCGCTGATGTTTGCTCAAGGCACCCTGGGCGCTCATTTGGGGGGTGATTTTGGGGTGCACGTCACGGCTGCTGAGCTGCTGCGATCAGGGGGCGACCCCAATCAGATCTAG